The following nucleotide sequence is from Neosynechococcus sphagnicola sy1.
GAATGGATTGTGCCCCAGCAATGACATTAAAAACGGATGTACCACATGGTTCCCAGCATCATCAGGGCAATGGAACCAATCTGTAAGCCCCCCCCCGAATTGAATCAGCCCCAGTAGCAGTACGGGAAACAATGCCGTTGCCGGTACCGAGGCTGCAATTTGCACTAGGGGTTGCAAGATTTGAGCCAGTCGCGGGTTACGGCCAATGGTTACCCCCACGGGTACCGTCCACAACAGCGATAATACAAGGGCTGCAATTACCCGCAAGGCGGTGAATGCAGCCCCACCCAATACCTCCCCCCATTCCTTCGGAGCTACCAGCCGCAGCATCAGGACAGCTTCCCAGGTTCCCCACAACACTATCACGGCAACCCCACTGGTAAACAACCATCCCAACCATTGCAGCCAGAGCCGTTGCTGTTTCACGGGAGTAGTTGCCGTCGTAATTGTAAAAGCACGATTAACCCGCTGATCCAGTCCTTCCCGCAGGGGTCGCCAGAGGCGATCGCCCAAGGTTCGCAGCGTCGGCGATCGCCGGAGAAAATCTAGAATTGCCGAATGGGGACTGCTTTGGGCCTCCACCGATTCATACTTAAACTTCTCGGCCCAGGCAATCAACGGTCGCCACACCAAGAGATCGAGGAGTACGATCACCGTGATCAACACTCCTAATCCCCAGCCGATCGCCCCAAAGTCACCCCGACTAGCGGCCGCAGCTAAGAATGATCCCAGACCAGGCATGCGAAAGTTTTTGTCCCCGAGACTAAAGGACTCGATCGCCATCAGAAAAAACCACCCCCCGCTACCGACATCACACTATTCCACACCAAGCCAATCACCCCAGCGGGTAACTCCAAGGTCCAGAAGCGTTGCCAGCCATTCAGACGATAGATTTTGGCAGCTTCCTGAAGTTCGCGGGGAATGCTGGTCAGGGATTGATAAAAACTAAAGGTCATGTTCCAAGTCATGCCGGTAAAAATCAGCAAAATCGCTGCAATCTCTACCCCAATACGCTGTCCAGGGAACAGGGCAATCAGCGCCAGCACTACCCCTGGGAGAAAGGACAAGACTGGAATCGATTGCAAAATATCCAGCAGCGGTAAGAGCACCAAGGCTGCGACTTTGGAACGGTAGGCAGCGTAGGCATAGATCAGGGTAAATCCCAAGGACAAGCCATAGGCCACCAGCATTCGTACCAGGGTTTGAGCCGTATATCCCGGCAACACGCTGAGATCGGTGGAAATTTTCAGGTTGGTGTCATAGCTGCCCTGGAACTGATCGGCGATTTTGACAATTGCCAGAATCAAGGCCAAAATCGCCAGCAGCAGCAGTCCATCTTGCCAGGTCCAGCTAACCCGTCCTGGCGCTTGGTTAGCAGGGGTAAGGGGTCGAGTCATGGGGAAAAGAAGGAGAAGAGTAAAAATCGCTAGGGGTTGGTTACAACCAGTTCGGGAGTTGTTGCAGCTTCAAGGAAAATTTCACCGGACGGTTCATCATAGCTGTAGAGCTCGGCATATCGCCCCCAGTCAATGGCGGTGTTAAATTGCCGCTGGGCTTCCTTGGCCGTGAAATGGGGTTCTAGGATATCCAGAATTAATTCTTCCGGCAGACGTTGATCCCGCTTGGCCTGGAGGAGACGATAAATTTGCTGTACCAGTCGAATATGGGCAAGGAGTTGGGTACGGACAATGTGTTTGCGCTCGTCAATGCCACTGCTGATAAATTGCTGGCCCACCGAGCTAAGACTGATATCACCTTCCCGCACGGCCACTAAGTCCAGAAATTGGGCGGCTTCCACAATCGGCAGCATGTCATCCACTTCCATCAAGAACTCCTGGGCTAGCCGGTAGAGATCGCCTTGGCGGTCTTCTAGGAGTTCCAAGAAACCCGCAATGGAGCCAATGCGTACCGATGGCAGGGACTGATATTTGGTAGGTTCCGGGCTTGGTTCATGGGGGGTCGAAACCGGAGCAGGGGGTTCAATTTCCTGAAGATCAGGATGGGTGAGAATTTTATAAACCTGATCCACCAATGCCTGAAAAGCCGGACTCTTACGATCGCGGTAATGGGGTAAGGTCACGGGCAGATCGGCGCGAATCCGGCCGGGATTCCGCCCCAGCACCACGATGCGATCTGCTAGAATCACCGCTTCCTCAATCCCGTGGGTAACAATTAAAATCGACCGGGTGGGAATCCGCCGTTCTAGCCACAGATCCAAAAGCTCAAACCGGAGGTTCTCAGCGGTCAGCACATCCAGGGCTGAAAAGGGTTCATCCATACACAGCAGCTCAGGTTCCACGGCCAGGGCGCGGGCAAAGCCCACCCGCTGGCGCATGCCCCCAGACAGTTCCTTGGGATAGGCATTTTCAAAGCCATCCAGACCGATGACATCGATCATCTTCAAGGCTTTTTGCCGCCGCGGCGCTGCCGGTTCTCCCTTGGCTTTGAGGCCCAACTCTACGTTTTCTAGGACGGTTAACCAAGGGTAAAGTGCAAAGCTTTGAAAGACAATTGCCACCCCTGGATTTAAGCCCACCAAGGGGCGATCGTGGTAGAGCACCTGGCCAGAGGTGGGGGGAATTAAGCCTGCAATCATCCGCATCAGGGTGGACTTGCCGGAACCCGATGGCCCCAAGAGGGCCACAATTTCCCCAGGGCGCAGCATCAAGTGAATCGGTTCCAGGATAATGACTTCTTGACCATTGGGTTGTCGATAGGACTTTGTCACCCCTTGCAAGGTAATCAAAGGATCGGTTAGTGATTGGGTGACCATTGTGCAAGCTCCTGTTGCTGCCCCTCTACTATTACCACTTCCTTTGTAAGAATCAGCAGTCAATCAACTGGGACGGGCAACATCAGGCGGGTCAAAATCCGACCATCTTCAATTTTGTAAAAGTTGAGTTCTCCTCCCATCTGCTTCAGCAGGGCTTGACAGATCATCAGATGTAAACCCGGCGGATGATCGAGGGTCGATGGTGCCAGCAAGTCAGCAGATCGTCCGGACATGAGGTCAGCAATCAGCCGGGGTTCGATGGTGCCATTGTCTGTGATCGAGAGTTCGAGCCAGGTGGGTTCCGGCAATCGGGGCCAGATGTCAATCCGCCCTTTGGGGAGGGAGCGGCGGCAAGCAGCGGCCAATACTTCGTAGAGCACCAGCTCAATCTTGATCCCGTCTCCCTGAATGCGGAGATTCCCCATCTCCCGGGGGTGATTCTTCTGGTAAGTTGTGCACCTGGGACCAGAGTTGCCGCTGCTGAATCAGGTGATCCACCCGTTCTAAGGAGCGCTTCAGTAACGAAGTCAGTAGCACCGTGTCTGTCTGCGTCTGGAGTCGCCACTGTTCTTTTTGAACCATTGGGGCGATCGCACTCAGAGTATCGTTGAGCTGCCGCAGACCATCTTGGTGTCGGCGATTCGGGGGAGTCGAGGAGCCTGGTGGACTTGGGGGGAGCGTGGTGCTGCCAGTGGGGGAGGGTGCCAGATCTCCTAACTTCCTTACCCCTGCCCCGATGGAGCGGTAAAATTCTTCCCAGCGGCAGAGTTTGTACCAATTCAGGCGTTCCAGGTATTCGCGCTGGGTATTGAGCAGATAGGTGAGTTGCAGGTGGCGTCGTGACCAGGCAAACTGACTCGTCAAGGTTCCGAGGGCATTTAAGCAACGCTCCGACCACCGGCGATCGGGCTGGTCGGCCACCAAAATTACCCCGGTGGGTTCAAATTCCGGGGAGGTTCGGAGCGCCAGGGTGAGAACCTGGCCGATGCCAGTGGCTTTCAGCCATTGGCACGTTTCGACGGCAATCTCATCAATGGTCAAGGCCAGCAATCCATCGGTGGCCAGGGTTCGCTGGATCAGGGCATCACTGTGCACGGGCACGGTGGCGTTGAGGGTGAGGCCGAAAGCTGGACTGGTGCTGAACGCGGCGGTAATCTGGCCAACGGGACGACCGGGTGACCAGCTAATCAGCGCCGCCAGCGGTGCTTCCATGACGACTTGGGCAATCATCTGTACCGCAGACTTTTCCAGTTGATCGACTTGTTGGAGTTGCTGGAAGGTTGTGAGTCCCCACTGGATGGTCTGGGCAATTTCCTGTTGCTGCTTGTTCTGACGTTGCTGATGCCAGTGAGTCAGGATCACACCCAACTGTTGCCCCACGGTGCAGACAATCTCCTGTTCGGCCTGGGTCCAGGTGCGGGGGCTTTCCGTCCCGACTAGCAGTAGCCCCTCCAGGGGACGCTTGCTGGTGGTGCTACACACCTGCAGCGATCTCATCCCCACCTCCAGGAATCGTTCCCGCCAAGCCAGTAACTTTAGGTCCTCCGTCCAGTTCTCAATGCAGGTAGCCGTCGTGGTGCGCTCGAGCATTTGCCAGTCGAGTTCCCCCAGAGCTTGGAGGGGTTCGGGCAGCGGACGACGGTTCGGGGGGGTGACTCTGGTAGCGAACGGTGAATTTGCCCTGATCGGCGTCCCATAGCAGGAGTAGCACCCGATCCACCTGGAGTCGATGACAGAGTTCTTCCGCACAGTTCTTGAGGGTGGCTTGCCAATCCTGATCACAGGCGATCGCCCGAGCCACGACGGTTACCAGGCTTTGATCGGCTCGTGTTTGCTTCAGGGTTAGCTCCATTTCCTCCAGGGGTGCCGTCAGACCCACGAGGTGCGAGGTGGCTCGAATCAACTTCTTCTCAGATTCCAACCAGATGCGCGAAGGATGGCTTTCAACCCAGAGGAACCCTTTTAACTCGTTCTGGTAGAGAATCGGCGCTGCCACTAGAGCCTGGGCCTGGGTATATTGCAGCAGGCGATGGGTGGTATCAGCCTTGAGCACCGTTTGCGCTTCCCCAATCACCACCATCTGATCCCCTACCAAGGCCTGATAGAAGCCTGCCAAATCCTGAACGGCGATTTCGGCTGGCCCCTCCCTCCGCCCCGCCTTGGCGGGTTGCATCCCCCGCCGCCAAAAGAGGCGGCGTTGCTGGTCAAACCAGTAGATGTAGGTACGAGAAGGGGCAATAAATCGATGGGTTTCAGCTAGAATCGCGTCCAATCGTTGGTTGAGGTTAGGGAGCGATCGCAGCTTGGTGAGCAGCATCAGCAGCGACTCCTCGGGTTGCTTCACCTGTTGTTGCTGTTGAGCCAGTTCCAGTTGCTCTAGCAAGGCTCCCATTTCCCCCAGGGCAACGAGAATCCGCAACTTTTCTTCGTTGCGGGGGGAAAACCCCCAACGGTGGGTTCCCAACATCACCACCCCCCAACATCGCCCCCGCTGACGAATGGGGTAAATAGCCGTTCCCTGGATGTTGAACCGCTGGGCTGCCTTGCGCCACTCCCCAGCTCGGGCTTCTTCTCGCAAATCTGGAATCCGGAGGGAGGACTGCTGCATCACCACCTGTTCCAAGACATCTCCAGGATTGAGGGTGAACTTTTGCCGAACAAAATTAGCATCAACTG
It contains:
- a CDS encoding ABC transporter permease subunit; protein product: MTRPLTPANQAPGRVSWTWQDGLLLLAILALILAIVKIADQFQGSYDTNLKISTDLSVLPGYTAQTLVRMLVAYGLSLGFTLIYAYAAYRSKVAALVLLPLLDILQSIPVLSFLPGVVLALIALFPGQRIGVEIAAILLIFTGMTWNMTFSFYQSLTSIPRELQEAAKIYRLNGWQRFWTLELPAGVIGLVWNSVMSVAGGGFF
- a CDS encoding nitrate/sulfonate/bicarbonate ABC transporter ATP-binding protein translates to MVTQSLTDPLITLQGVTKSYRQPNGQEVIILEPIHLMLRPGEIVALLGPSGSGKSTLMRMIAGLIPPTSGQVLYHDRPLVGLNPGVAIVFQSFALYPWLTVLENVELGLKAKGEPAAPRRQKALKMIDVIGLDGFENAYPKELSGGMRQRVGFARALAVEPELLCMDEPFSALDVLTAENLRFELLDLWLERRIPTRSILIVTHGIEEAVILADRIVVLGRNPGRIRADLPVTLPHYRDRKSPAFQALVDQVYKILTHPDLQEIEPPAPVSTPHEPSPEPTKYQSLPSVRIGSIAGFLELLEDRQGDLYRLAQEFLMEVDDMLPIVEAAQFLDLVAVREGDISLSSVGQQFISSGIDERKHIVRTQLLAHIRLVQQIYRLLQAKRDQRLPEELILDILEPHFTAKEAQRQFNTAIDWGRYAELYSYDEPSGEIFLEAATTPELVVTNP
- a CDS encoding ATP-binding protein produces the protein MGNLRIQGDGIKIELVLYEVLAAACRRSLPKGRIDIWPRLPEPTWLELSITDNGTIEPRLIADLMSGRSADLLAPSTLDHPPGLHLMICQALLKQMGGELNFYKIEDGRILTRLMLPVPVD
- a CDS encoding GAF domain-containing protein, which translates into the protein MNQAKEPAIYEKQLMALGQVLQTLRESKTIQSLVEGLLGYLQVEFEFNLIWIGLYKQAEHQLVGIAGITPTVDANFVRQKFTLNPGDVLEQVVMQQSSLRIPDLREEARAGEWRKAAQRFNIQGTAIYPIRQRGRCWGVVMLGTHRWGFSPRNEEKLRILVALGEMGALLEQLELAQQQQQVKQPEESLLMLLTKLRSLPNLNQRLDAILAETHRFIAPSRTYIYWFDQQRRLFWRRGMQPAKAGRREGPAEIAVQDLAGFYQALVGDQMVVIGEAQTVLKADTTHRLLQYTQAQALVAAPILYQNELKGFLWVESHPSRIWLESEKKLIRATSHLVGLTAPLEEMELTLKQTRADQSLVTVVARAIACDQDWQATLKNCAEELCHRLQVDRVLLLLWDADQGKFTVRYQSHPPEPSSAARTPPSSGGTRLANARAHHDGYLH